TGTTCAGATGCGCGCTGACGACGTCTTCGATCGATCCCACTACATCACTCCTGTGGTGTTCCGGCTGGTGGCCTGCTGGTTTCCGAGGATCGTTCAGTCGGTCACCCTGCTCGTCGCCCGGTACTCGAGATCGGCGTACTGCGGGTGGCGGACCAGCCAACCCGCGATGAAGGGGCAGACCGCCAGAACCCGGAGCCCCTCCGCCCGCACCGATTCGACGGCCGTGCGGGCCAGCAGGGAACCCACCCCGCGCCCCTCGAAGGCCGGGTCGACCTCGGTGTGGACGAAAGCGACCAGTTCCGGCGTGCGCAGGTAGTCCGCGAACCCCGCGAGCGTCTCCCCGTCGCGGGCCTCGAACCGGCTCGCCTCGCGGTGGTCGGTCACGATGATCATGTGGCGGTCTCCTGAGTGATCGGGTGCCAGCGGCGAGGGTCGTCCTCCAGCGCAGAGCGGTCCCACCGTCCGCGGACGGCGGCGGCCTCGTAGGTGGTGTGTAGGAAGTCGGCGACCGCGCGGTCGGGGTCGGGGGCCGCGCGGGCGACCTCGTACGGCAGCAGGAACTGCTGGAACTCGGGGCTGTAGAAGGCCCCGTCGGGGCCGACCGGCTGCGCGGCGAACCCGTCGGGAGCGGGGTAGGCGTAGGAGTAGAAGGCGCCCTCCTCACCGCCGCCGGGCCAGAACCCGCAGCTGGACAGCTCTCGGGAGTAGCCCTCGACCATGACCCAGTCCCCGCAGTTGGGCACGCCGCCCGGGTGCGGCGGGGCCGGCCGCCCAGAGAAGCGGGTGCAGGCGAGGTCCATGCCGCCCCAGAAGAAGTGCACCGGGCTGACCTTGCCGACGAAGTGCGACCGGAACTCGCCCATCACCCGGTCGGCCTGCAGCAGCTGTCGCCAGAACAGGGCGGCCGCCTCGCCGTCGTAGGAGGCGTGCACGTGGTCCTCGGCGAACGGGATCGCCGGCTCGACCTCGTTGGGCAGCGGCCGGATCTCCGCCTCGATACCGAGCCGGCCGAGCAGGTCCAGGACCTGGGCGTAGAACTCGGCGACCGGCATCGGCCGCAGCGGGATGCTCTGGGTGCCGCCGTCGCTGCTGCGGACCTCCAGCCGGTGGGCGAGGAAGTCGAACTCGATCTCGAAGGCCCCCGTGCCGTACGGGACGGCCGAGGTCGTCAGCCCGCGCGGGCTGACGTAGAGGGTCACCTGCCACCAGTGGTTGAGCAGCGGGGCGTGGGCCATGCGGATCTTGCCCACGATCTGGGTCCACATGTGCAGGGTCTCGCGGGTGGGCGTCCAGTCCGAGACCCGCAGGCCCGGCCAGCTCGTCGTCGTCATGGTCATCGGTACTCCGGGTTCGCGTGGTCGGGGTGGGTGCCGGTGTCCCAGGCCGTGCGCTGGTTGCCATGGGCGGGGATCCCGCCGGCGCGGCGGATCATCGCCGCGAGGTGCAGCAGGTTGTAGGTCATGAAGGCGGTGTTGCGGTTGGTGAAGTCGTTGTCCGGGCCGCCGGAGCCCTCGTCGAGGTAGGAGGGGCCGGGGCCGACCTCCCCGATCCAGCCCGCATCGGCCTGGGGCGGGACGGTGAACCCGATGTGCTGCAGGCTGTAGAGGATGCTCATCGCGCAGTGCTTGAGACCGTCCTCGTTGCCGGTGAGCAGGCACCCGGCGACGCGCCCGTAGTAGGCGTACTGGCCGTGCTCGTTGAGCACCCCGGAGTAGCCGTAGAGCCGCTCGATCACCCGGCGGGTCACCGAGCTGTTGTCGCCCAGCCAGATCGGGCCGCCGATGACCAGGATGTCGGCGGCCAGGACCCGGTCCAGCAACGCGGGCCACTCATCGGCGTCCCACCCGTGCTCGGTCATGTCCGGGCGGACACCGGTGGCGATGTCGTGGTCGACGGCGCGGATCTGGTCCACACCGACCCCGTTCGCCTCCATGATCGCCGCGCTGCGGTCGATCACGCCCTGGGTGTGGCTGCGGGCGGGCGAGCGGTTGAGGGTGCAGTTGATGAACATGGCGCGCAGCCCGGTGAAGTCGGGGGTCATGCCGCGTCCACCTCGGCTGTCGTCCCGCGCCGCCCGCCCAGGTGCCGGGCGAGGTGACGCTCGACCGCCCGGTACAACCGGAGCCGGTTCTCCTCGTTCTCGAAGCCGTGGCCCTCGTCGTGGGCGAGCAGGTACTCGACCGGGACGCCACGCTCGCGCAGCGAGGCCACGATGCGGTCGGACTGCGCCTGCGGCACGCGGACGTCGTTGGCGCCCTGGGCCACCAGCAGCGGGGTGCGGATCTTCTCGACCATGGTGATCGGCGAACGGGCGCGCAGCTCGGCCTCCTGCTCGGGCACGTCCGGGTCGCCGAGGTAGCGGTACCAGCTGTTGGCGTTGTAGCGACGGGTGAACGGCGGCAGGGCCCGCAGCGCGGTGACGAGGTCGGAGACGCCCACGTAGTCGATCGCGGCGGCGAACAGGTCGGGGGTGGCGGTGATCCCGACGAGCGCCTCGTAACCGCCGTAGGACACACCGGAGACGGCGATCCGGGCGGGGTCGGCGTAGCCCTGCGCCACCGCCCAGCCGACGGCGTCGACGAGGTCGCCCTGCATGGCCCGGCCGTACTCGCCGACGGCCGCGGTCAGGTGGCGGCGGCCGTACCCGGTGGAGCCGCGGAAGTTGACCTGCAACACCGCGTAGCCCCGGTTGGCCATCAGTTGCACCTCGGGGTTGTAGCCCCAGATGTCCTGCGACCACGGTCCCCCGTGCACCAGCAGCACCATCGGCAGGTTCTCCGGCGGCACCCCGACCGGCAGGGTGAGGTAGCCGGGCAGCGGCAGCCCGTCGCGGGCGGGGAAGCGCACCGGGGCCATCGGGGCCAGGTCGGCGGGGTCCAGGTCCGGGTAGGGCCGGCCCAGGCGGCGCTTCTCGCCGGTGGCGTGGTCGTAGAACCAGGTGACGCCCGGCTCGCGGTCGTGCAGGAAGGTGGCGACCCAGCACCGGCCGGACACGTCGGAGGACAGCGTGCCGAGCACCCCGTCCGACAGCGTCGCCAGCTCCGCGAGCACCGGCGCGAACTCGGGGTCCAGCACCTCGATGTGCGGGCGGTCGCCGACGAACCGGACGGCGATCGGCTCACCGGTGCCGCGGTGGGTGTGCACCGCGGGCGGCAGCACGGCCGGGGCCAGGATGCCGAAGGTGTCCAGGGTCAGACCCGCCACGGCGGCCACGACGGTCTCCTCGCCCGTCTCGCGGTCGATGCGGACCAGCCGCAGGTCGTCGCCGCCGTCGGCGTAGGAGCCGACGAGCAGCCCGTCGCCGTCCGGCGTCACCATCTGCGGATTCACGCTCAGCGGGTACTCCGCGCCACCCATCCGCCGCAGCGGTCGGACATCCCCGCTGCTGCGGTCGATGCCGGAGACGACGATCGTCCCGTCCTCCTCGGTCGCGACCCGGAACGCGGGCCTGCCCTGGCGGTCGAGCAGCGTGGCGGCCAGCGGATCGGTCTCCTCGTGGTGGAGCACCTTCCCACCGGAGGCGATGTCGACGCGGTAGACGTCGATCCGCTCGACCTGCGGGTTCATCCACACCAGGACGCTGCCGGGCACCGCGGGCAGCGGCTCGACGGCGAACACCCGCGACCCGGGCCCCATCGGGGTGAGGTCGACCGCCGGCTCGTCCGGCGCGTCGAGGTCGACGCGGTGCAGGTGCCAGTCCTCGTCGCCGTCGGTGTCCTGCTCGTAGAGCAGGAACCGGGGGTCGTCGGTCCAGTGGTAGGTGGTGATCCCGCGGCGGGTGTCGTGGGTGACCGGGACGGCATCGTCGTGGCCCTGGTCGACGCCGCGGACCCAGACGTTTCGTCGCCCCCGGTGCGGGGCGACGTAGGCGATCCGGGTGCCGTCCGGGGAGATGGAGGGCACGACGAACTGCGGGTCGGCGAAGAACTCCTCGACCTCGATCAGCCTCGGCTGCGCGTCGGAGGTGGTCATGTCGTGTCCTTTCGTGGGGCGCCGCCGGTGGCCAGGCGCATCAGGTCGGCGTCGAGGTCGACGTCGTCGGCCGATCGCGGGGACCGGGTGGCGTTGCCGGCGAAGCGGTGTCGGTGGCGGTCCCGACCCGCGTGGCCGACGGGTCGCTCACGCCCGCGCTGATGACCACTAGCCGGGGTCGGGGCCGCCGTGTTCATGCGGCCGGGTACACGGCCGGCGTCGCGGGGTCGCTGTCCTGGTACGGGGAGGTCCCGGTCAGGTTGTCGCCCCGGTTCGCGTTGGGCCGTGGTTGACGCGGCTCGGCGTCTCCGTAGCGCGCCCGCACCAGGGCGGCGTGCGTGGGCGCGTCCGGGACGCCGGGCGCCCGGCGGGCCGCCATCTCGCGTCGCAACCCCGGGACGACCTCGGTGGCGAGCAGGTCGATCTGCTCGAGCACCGTCTCGATCGGGACACCGAGGACGTCGAGGTTCCAGAGCTGGCGCTGGTAGTCGCCGAACCCCTCCCGAAAGGTCAAGGTCTTGTCGATGACCTCCTGCGGGCTGCCGACGCTGAGCGGCGTCCGGCCGGCGTAGTCCTCCAGGCGAGTCCCCCGGAACAGCACGTGGTTCTCGAAGTAGGGCCGGAACGCGGCGTAGGCGTCCTGGGAGCGGCGGGCGACGAACGCGTGTCCCCCGAGCCCCACGATCGCCTGTGCCGGGGTCCCGTGCCTGTGGTGCTCGAAGCGCTTGCGGTAGAGGTCCACCAGAGGCCTGAAGTGGAAGTCGGGTGCCAGGATGTGGTTGGCGAAGTAGCCGTTGCCGTAGAAGGCGGCCTGCTCGGCGATCTCCGGTGTCCGGATCGCGCCGTGCCAGACGAACGGCGGCACGTCGTCCAGCGGTCGCGGCGTCGACGTGAAACCCTGCAGCGCGGTGCGGAACCGGCCCTCCCAGTCAACGACGTCCTCTCGCCACAGCCGGTGCAGCAGGTTGTAGTTCTCCAGCGCGAGCGCGACGCCCTCGCGGATGTCCTTGCCGAACCACGGGTAGACCGGCACGGTGTTGCCCCGGCCGACCATGAGGTCCAGGCGGCCGCCGGCGAGGTGCTGGACCGTCGCGTAGTCCTCGGCGATCCTGACCGGGTCGTTGGTCGTGATCAGCGTGACCGACGTGCTCAGGACAATGGTGCGGGTCACCGCCGCGACGTGAGCCAGGATCGCCGGCGGCGAGGACGGCACGAAGGGCGGGTTGTGGTGCTCGCCGAGCGCGAAGACGTCGAGGCCGAGCTCGTCGGCATGCCGGGCGATCCGGACGATGTCGCGGATGCGCTCGGCCTCGCTCTGCGTCCGCCCGGTGACCGGGTCGGGGGCGATGTCGCCGACGGTGAAGATGCCGAACTGCACGGGTCGGGTCCTCTCTCTTGAAGCCGTGACCTCAGCTGACACCGTGCCGCTGCGGCAGGGTCAAGCCCGGCTCGTCGGTCATGCGATGGGTCCCGCGTGGCGGAGCCAGAAGTCGACCGCATCGGCCCGCGGCCGCGGGCGCATCCCGCTGCGCTCCCCCAGCCCCATGACCTGGTCCGGGGACTCCGCCACCGACGGCCAGCGGGGCAGGCCGGGCCCATTCGGGTCCCCGGTGGCGGCGAACCGCACCCAGTGGTCGGTCATCCGCGCCGACAGCCGGAGGTCGGCGGCGGTGTAGTCGGCGTCGCCGGCCGCGCCGAGGGTTCCGTAGGCGTACATGAGCTCGGCCCCGTGGTAGGCGCCGAACTCCTGCAGCGCCGGGTCGGGCGGGACCCGGGTGAAGAAGTAGACGTAGGCGTCGGCCGTGCCGGTGCTCGTGTGCTCCCGCGCCCAGAGGTGCATGGCCCGGTGCACGACCCGGTCGGCGTCGGCGCGCAGGATCGAGTCGAGCACCTCAGCGTCCGACCCGCCTGGGTACAGCCGCAGGTACTCCTCGGCGTCGGTTCCGAAACGACGCTCGACGTCGGCCCGGTAGACGGCCGGGTCGGTGTCGGGCGGGGCGGCCCGCGCCAGCGACGCCTCGTCGGCGTTGCTGCCCACCAGGATCGGGACGTCGTGCTGCTCCCCCGCGGCGATCACCTCGGCCGCGGCCCGGCGCAGCGCGTGCCCGTCGATCGATGGGCGCCAGTGCCCGGCGAGCTCCCGCGACGCGGCGAACACCCGCTCGGCGGGCATCGCCCGCAGCTCCGCCACCGAGGCCCCGCCGAGTCGGGAGCTCAGCTCCTGGCCGGCCCGGCGGGCCACCTCGCGGGTGTCGACCTGGTCGCCGGCCGCGGTGTCGCCCGCCGTCCCCAGGCAGCCCCCACTGCCGCCGATCACCCGGTGGAACAGGCCCTCGGTCGCCGGCATCGTCGAGAGCAGGCACACGCTCTCCCCACCCGCGGACTCGCCCGCGACGGTGATCCGCTGCGGGTCCCCGCCGAACGCCGCGATGTTGTCCCTGACCCAACGAAGCGCGGCGACCTGGTCGAGCAGGCCGTAGTTTCCGGAGCTCGCGTACCGGGACTCGGCGTCCAGCTCCGGATGGGCGAGGAACCCGAACACCCCGAGCCGGTAGTTGACGGTGACCGTGACGACGTCCCCGCGCCGGGCCAGCGGCTCGCCGTCGAGCACCGGCAGCTCGCCCGAGCCGGTCGCGAACCCGCCGCCGGGCACCGTGACGATCACCGGCAGCGCCGCCGACTCGGGCCGGGTGGGGCGCCAGACGTTGAGGTACAGGCTGTCCTCGCCGGTCGGGTACGGGTTGACGAACACCTCGGCCAGCGGGACGTCCACCGTCTGCTGCACCGCCCGCAGCGCGAACGACGACGACGGCTGCACCGGCACGTCGGCGAACTCCGTCGCCTCCCGCACCTCCGTCCAGGGCTGCGGGGGCACCGGGGGCCGCCACCGCAGGTCGTCGACCGGCGGCCGGGCGTAGGGCACGCCGGCGAACACCTCGACGGCCCCGTCGGCGGTCCGCAGCCCGGACACCGGGCCGTAGGTCGTCCGGACGACCCCGCCGGGGGTGGCGCCTTCGCCCGCCGCCGGGCGGTGCTCCGGGTCCGGGTGGCTCCCCAACGCCGTGACCGCCAGCAGGACCGTGCACACGCCCCACGCGATCAACCGCAGGGCCGGACGGCGCAGGCGCAGCACCACCAACGCGGTCCCGGCCAGCAGCAGACCGACCGCGACCCACCCCCACGCCGCGCTCCGGTTGAGGTACAGCAGCACCACCGACGCGAGCGCCAGCACCGCGAGCGGCAGCCCGAGCCGGCCACGGACCGCGGATGTACTGGTCGACATCGGACTCCTCCGGCTCGGTCGTCGACACTCACGAGACACCCTGCCGTCGCGACATGGTCCAGCCCGCGAGAGCGGGATCACACCGCGCGTCGGGTCCGTCGCTCGGCCTCACGCCGAGCGCACCGGACCGGCGGACGCGATCGGGGTCACAGCGGCACGGGCTTGAGCGTGCCGTGACGGCACGGTGTCCGATGGGGTTCGCTGCCTCCACCCGATCCGCGCTCGAACGGAGCCCACAGATGCCTGCACCCGAACCCGGCGTTCCCCGGCACGCGGCGACCCACCCACGCCCTCCCGGCCGAGGCGGCCGGGCCGATCCGGTCGCGACGGTCGTTGTCCTGCTCGGCGTGGCGCTGCTCGGCTCGGGGTGCGCCGGCCCGCTGGCCGCGACCGGTG
This sequence is a window from Pseudonocardia petroleophila. Protein-coding genes within it:
- a CDS encoding GNAT family N-acetyltransferase, whose protein sequence is MIIVTDHREASRFEARDGETLAGFADYLRTPELVAFVHTEVDPAFEGRGVGSLLARTAVESVRAEGLRVLAVCPFIAGWLVRHPQYADLEYRATSRVTD
- a CDS encoding S9 family peptidase codes for the protein MTTSDAQPRLIEVEEFFADPQFVVPSISPDGTRIAYVAPHRGRRNVWVRGVDQGHDDAVPVTHDTRRGITTYHWTDDPRFLLYEQDTDGDEDWHLHRVDLDAPDEPAVDLTPMGPGSRVFAVEPLPAVPGSVLVWMNPQVERIDVYRVDIASGGKVLHHEETDPLAATLLDRQGRPAFRVATEEDGTIVVSGIDRSSGDVRPLRRMGGAEYPLSVNPQMVTPDGDGLLVGSYADGGDDLRLVRIDRETGEETVVAAVAGLTLDTFGILAPAVLPPAVHTHRGTGEPIAVRFVGDRPHIEVLDPEFAPVLAELATLSDGVLGTLSSDVSGRCWVATFLHDREPGVTWFYDHATGEKRRLGRPYPDLDPADLAPMAPVRFPARDGLPLPGYLTLPVGVPPENLPMVLLVHGGPWSQDIWGYNPEVQLMANRGYAVLQVNFRGSTGYGRRHLTAAVGEYGRAMQGDLVDAVGWAVAQGYADPARIAVSGVSYGGYEALVGITATPDLFAAAIDYVGVSDLVTALRALPPFTRRYNANSWYRYLGDPDVPEQEAELRARSPITMVEKIRTPLLVAQGANDVRVPQAQSDRIVASLRERGVPVEYLLAHDEGHGFENEENRLRLYRAVERHLARHLGGRRGTTAEVDAA
- a CDS encoding carboxylesterase/lipase family protein, whose translation is MSTSTSAVRGRLGLPLAVLALASVVLLYLNRSAAWGWVAVGLLLAGTALVVLRLRRPALRLIAWGVCTVLLAVTALGSHPDPEHRPAAGEGATPGGVVRTTYGPVSGLRTADGAVEVFAGVPYARPPVDDLRWRPPVPPQPWTEVREATEFADVPVQPSSSFALRAVQQTVDVPLAEVFVNPYPTGEDSLYLNVWRPTRPESAALPVIVTVPGGGFATGSGELPVLDGEPLARRGDVVTVTVNYRLGVFGFLAHPELDAESRYASSGNYGLLDQVAALRWVRDNIAAFGGDPQRITVAGESAGGESVCLLSTMPATEGLFHRVIGGSGGCLGTAGDTAAGDQVDTREVARRAGQELSSRLGGASVAELRAMPAERVFAASRELAGHWRPSIDGHALRRAAAEVIAAGEQHDVPILVGSNADEASLARAAPPDTDPAVYRADVERRFGTDAEEYLRLYPGGSDAEVLDSILRADADRVVHRAMHLWAREHTSTGTADAYVYFFTRVPPDPALQEFGAYHGAELMYAYGTLGAAGDADYTAADLRLSARMTDHWVRFAATGDPNGPGLPRWPSVAESPDQVMGLGERSGMRPRPRADAVDFWLRHAGPIA
- a CDS encoding DUF5996 family protein, whose product is MTMTTTSWPGLRVSDWTPTRETLHMWTQIVGKIRMAHAPLLNHWWQVTLYVSPRGLTTSAVPYGTGAFEIEFDFLAHRLEVRSSDGGTQSIPLRPMPVAEFYAQVLDLLGRLGIEAEIRPLPNEVEPAIPFAEDHVHASYDGEAAALFWRQLLQADRVMGEFRSHFVGKVSPVHFFWGGMDLACTRFSGRPAPPHPGGVPNCGDWVMVEGYSRELSSCGFWPGGGEEGAFYSYAYPAPDGFAAQPVGPDGAFYSPEFQQFLLPYEVARAAPDPDRAVADFLHTTYEAAAVRGRWDRSALEDDPRRWHPITQETAT
- a CDS encoding CE1758 family FMN-dependent luciferase-like monooxygenase; the protein is MQFGIFTVGDIAPDPVTGRTQSEAERIRDIVRIARHADELGLDVFALGEHHNPPFVPSSPPAILAHVAAVTRTIVLSTSVTLITTNDPVRIAEDYATVQHLAGGRLDLMVGRGNTVPVYPWFGKDIREGVALALENYNLLHRLWREDVVDWEGRFRTALQGFTSTPRPLDDVPPFVWHGAIRTPEIAEQAAFYGNGYFANHILAPDFHFRPLVDLYRKRFEHHRHGTPAQAIVGLGGHAFVARRSQDAYAAFRPYFENHVLFRGTRLEDYAGRTPLSVGSPQEVIDKTLTFREGFGDYQRQLWNLDVLGVPIETVLEQIDLLATEVVPGLRREMAARRAPGVPDAPTHAALVRARYGDAEPRQPRPNANRGDNLTGTSPYQDSDPATPAVYPAA
- a CDS encoding flavodoxin family protein — encoded protein: MTPDFTGLRAMFINCTLNRSPARSHTQGVIDRSAAIMEANGVGVDQIRAVDHDIATGVRPDMTEHGWDADEWPALLDRVLAADILVIGGPIWLGDNSSVTRRVIERLYGYSGVLNEHGQYAYYGRVAGCLLTGNEDGLKHCAMSILYSLQHIGFTVPPQADAGWIGEVGPGPSYLDEGSGGPDNDFTNRNTAFMTYNLLHLAAMIRRAGGIPAHGNQRTAWDTGTHPDHANPEYR